The following are encoded in a window of Oncorhynchus masou masou isolate Uvic2021 chromosome 17, UVic_Omas_1.1, whole genome shotgun sequence genomic DNA:
- the LOC135558183 gene encoding cysteine-rich secretory protein LCCL domain-containing 1-like — protein MKCGTQDWLRGFGLLFFVQTVLSMVIPNSTHLELLLEKYMNKDDEWWVSKQRGKRAITEGDMHLILDLHNNLRGQVYPQASNMEYMVWDTDLERSAEHWAHTCLWEHGPQHMLTQIGQNLGAHWGRDRPPTFHVQAWYDEVRDYSYPYPQECNPHCPFRCSGPVCTHYTQMVWATSSHIGCAINICYNMNVWGMIWTKAVYLVCNYSPPGNWWGHAPYKHGSPCSACPPSYGGGCKDNLCYTENGVDRRPAPELEETNYIEPEPRAQEPRSRPQPPIPSPNDNMERNEVVSTVQMCQQIDCETKLRDRCKETTCNRYECPPGCLSSPGKVIGTAYYDMQSSVCGAGLHAGVIDNDGGWLDVTRQGRIPHFTKSYKNGIQSLGMNRSANAFKVFSVPVKAVPCGTTVARFCPYKRPARHCPRLYCPRNCLHETRARVIGTQYYSDKSSICRAAIHAGVIQNDSGGYLDVQPVDKRRQYSGSYQNGISSESLQNPSGGKAFRVFAVI, from the exons atgaagtgtgGAACTCAGGACTGGCTACGAGGGTTTGGGCTGCTATTCTTTGTGCAAACAGTACTTTCTATGGTGATCCCTAACTCTACTCACCTGGAGTTGTTACTGGAGAAGTATATGAACAAAGATGATGAGTGGTGGGTGTCCAAACAGCGAGGGAAGAGAGCCATCACTGAGGGTGATATGCACCTCATACTTGATTTGCACAACAACCTGAGAGGTCAAGTTTATCCTCAAGCTTCAAATATGGAATATATG GTTTGGGATACAGATCTGGAGAGGAGTGCCGAGCACTGGGCACACACCTGCCTGTGGGAGCATGGACCACAACACATGCTAACCCAGATTGGACAAAACCTGGGTGCCCACTGGGGAAG AGACCGACCACCAACATTTCACGTCCAGGCCTGGTATGATGAAGTGAGAGACTACAGCTATCCCTATCCACAGGAGTGTAACCCACACTGCCCCTTCAGATGCTCTGGTCCTGTCTGCACTCACTACACACAG ATGGTTTGGGCAACAAGCAGCCATATTGGATGTGCTATTAATATATGCTACAACATGAATGTGTGGGGCATGATTTGGACTAAAGCTGTGTACTTGGTTTGCAACTACTCACCGCC GGGAAACTGGTGGGGGCATGCCCCATACAAACATGGCAGCCCGTGCTCTGCCTGTCCGCCCAGCTACGGTGGAGGCTGTAAGGATAATCTCTGCTATACAG AGAACGGAGTAGATCGACGTCCTGCCCCTGAACTAGAGGAGACAAACTACATTGAGCCAGAGCCGAGGGCCCAAGAGCCAAGGTCGAGACCGCAACCCCCAATACCATCACCCAATGACAACATGGAGAGGAATGAGGTGGTCAGCACAGTGCAAATGT GTCAACAGATTGATTGTGAGACAAAGCTGCGTGATCGTTGTAAAGAAACCACTTGTAATAG GTACGAGTGTCCTCCTGGATGCTTGTCCAGCCCAGGAAAAGTCATAGGGACTGCGTATTATGATATG CAATCAAGTGTTTGTGGAGCTGGTTTACATGCTGGAGTAATAGACAACGATGGAGGCTGGCTGGATGTTACAAGACAAGGAAGAATACCACATTTCACAAAGTCATACAAAAATGGAATTCAGTCTCTTGG GATGAACAGGAGTGCAAATGCTTTCAAAGTATTCTCTGTACCAG TAAAAGCAGTACCGTGTGGGACCACTGTTGCACGGTTCTGTCCCTACAAAAGACCTGCACGGCACTGTCCAAG GTTGTATTGTCCCCGCAATTGTCTGCATGAGACCCGTGCCAGAGTCATTGGAACACAATATTATTCGGAT AAATCCAGTATATGTCGAGCAGCCATCCATGCTGGTGTAATTCAGAATGACTCAGGAGGCTACCTGGATGTGCAACCCGTGGACAAGAGGAGACAGTACAGCGGTAGCTATCAGAATGGGATCTCTTCAGAAAG CCTACAGAATCCCTCAGGTGGCAAAGCATTCAGAGTATTTGCAGTCATTTGA